One segment of Verrucomicrobiota bacterium DNA contains the following:
- a CDS encoding sigma-70 family RNA polymerase sigma factor produces MSEGSQTTPVATEARFDLTHWTMVLDAANRRSPDAKQALEQLCATYWPPLYTFIRRRGRSPADAKDLTQGFFADLLSRDGLQTVHPAKGRVRTFLLTCLENFLSNERDKSQAQKRGG; encoded by the coding sequence ATGTCTGAAGGAAGTCAGACAACACCTGTCGCCACGGAGGCTCGGTTCGATCTCACGCACTGGACCATGGTCTTGGACGCTGCGAACCGGCGGTCGCCCGACGCAAAGCAAGCTTTGGAGCAACTCTGCGCAACCTACTGGCCTCCACTCTACACCTTCATCCGGCGGCGCGGACGCAGTCCTGCCGATGCAAAAGACCTCACTCAGGGATTTTTTGCGGATTTACTTTCGCGCGACGGTCTGCAAACGGTCCACCCGGCCAAAGGCCGGGTCCGCACGTTCCTGCTCACCTGCCTTGAGAATTTTCTCAGCAACGAACGCGACAAATCCCAAGCGCAGAAACGTGGCGGCA